In Thermus filiformis, one DNA window encodes the following:
- a CDS encoding ATP-binding protein: MKYWEEAREGLLVHEDRRVVYLNPKAAQLLGVEREKVLGKPLLLALRDHRLEALALFGGERVLEVRGRWLSVRALPGALYLLDETEERTRRLGLEEAAQVLAHEFRTPLAGILSLLEALTPRGPEEEAVLAHLKAEARRLARLVEDLSLEGRRPGRVFDLEELWPRLQALLRERLQGRAVLYEAKGEVRADPDAVFQALLNLLDNALKYGQDPVRVVSFREEGRLHLEVRDQGPPLEAYEPLFLPGHRGFQGGLGRGLGLYLVRRLSGTWGGGAYALRREGENAFGVYFPLDWKKEA; the protein is encoded by the coding sequence CTTTTGGTCCACGAGGACCGGAGGGTGGTCTACCTGAACCCCAAGGCGGCCCAGCTTCTCGGGGTGGAGCGGGAGAAGGTCCTGGGGAAGCCCCTCCTCCTGGCCCTGAGGGACCACCGCCTCGAGGCCCTGGCCCTCTTCGGGGGGGAGCGGGTCCTGGAGGTGCGGGGGCGGTGGCTCTCGGTCCGGGCCCTTCCCGGGGCGCTCTACCTCCTGGACGAGACGGAGGAGCGGACCCGGCGGCTGGGGCTGGAGGAGGCGGCCCAGGTCCTGGCCCACGAGTTCCGCACCCCCTTGGCAGGCATCCTCTCCCTCCTGGAGGCCCTCACCCCCCGGGGCCCGGAGGAGGAGGCGGTCCTGGCCCACCTGAAGGCGGAGGCCCGGCGGCTTGCCCGCCTGGTGGAGGACCTCTCCTTGGAGGGCCGTCGGCCGGGCCGGGTCTTTGACCTGGAGGAGCTCTGGCCCAGGCTTCAGGCCCTCCTGCGGGAAAGGCTCCAGGGCCGCGCCGTCCTTTACGAGGCCAAAGGGGAGGTCCGGGCCGACCCCGACGCGGTCTTCCAGGCCCTCCTCAACCTCTTAGACAACGCCCTCAAGTACGGCCAAGACCCCGTGCGGGTGGTGAGCTTCCGGGAGGAGGGCCGCCTCCACCTCGAGGTCCGCGACCAGGGCCCTCCCCTGGAGGCCTACGAGCCCCTCTTCCTCCCGGGCCACCGGGGGTTCCAGGGGGGGCTGGGCCGGGGGCTGGGCCTTTACCTGGTGCGGCGGCTGAGCGGGACCTGGGGCGGGGGGGCCTACGCCCTGAGGCGGGAAGGGGAGAACGCCTTCGGCGTCTACTTTCCCCTAGACTGGAAAAAGGAGGCCTGA
- the phoU gene encoding phosphate signaling complex protein PhoU: MREALDKELNGLVAEALRMLSLVREMTQEATEALVEGNAEKARGVILKDKEVDALELKIENQAIALIARHQPVASDLRLVFTIIKALTDLERAGDYAMHVAEDVLLLAQEPPLKKYVTLPEMGKRLLEMMDLLAKAVAERNAPLAREVLSMDDQVDGLYEEVTRELLTYMMEDPRTISKALTLMRVARSYERLGDHLENVAERVIYWLTGEVEKKPEDVY, from the coding sequence ATGCGGGAAGCCCTGGACAAGGAGTTGAACGGCTTGGTGGCGGAGGCTTTGCGGATGCTCTCCCTGGTGCGGGAGATGACCCAGGAGGCCACGGAGGCTCTGGTGGAGGGGAACGCCGAGAAGGCCCGGGGGGTGATCCTGAAGGACAAGGAGGTGGACGCCCTGGAGCTCAAGATAGAGAACCAGGCCATCGCCCTCATCGCCCGGCACCAGCCGGTGGCCTCGGACCTCCGGCTCGTCTTCACCATCATCAAGGCCCTGACCGACCTCGAGCGGGCGGGGGACTACGCCATGCACGTGGCGGAGGACGTCCTCCTCCTGGCGCAGGAGCCGCCCCTCAAGAAGTACGTCACCCTCCCCGAGATGGGCAAGCGCCTTCTGGAGATGATGGACCTTCTGGCCAAGGCGGTGGCGGAGCGGAACGCCCCCCTGGCCCGGGAGGTCCTGAGCATGGACGACCAGGTGGACGGCCTCTACGAGGAGGTCACCCGGGAACTCCTCACCTACATGATGGAGGACCCCCGGACCATCTCCAAGGCCCTCACCCTGATGCGGGTGGCCCGGAGCTACGAGCGGCTGGGGGACCACCTGGAAAACGTGGCCGAGCGGGTGATCTACTGGCTGACCGGGGAGGTGGAGAAGAAGCCCGAGGACGTGTACTGA
- a CDS encoding DOMON domain-containing protein: protein MKRALIGILALALGVAVAQAPKVDGKIGAGEYQKTFKHEKSGFVLYWSVVGDTLYLGLQAESKGWVGIGFLAEKTDKKKGADEYLFYMQDGKLVALDLYQTKRTGRPVPDEEEGGKNSILSAAATYEGNRWTVEFSRKLKTGEPTDVEIVPGKKILVLLAYAGKMDPKEEHKKTERWYLEDFAF, encoded by the coding sequence ATGAAGAGAGCGCTCATCGGCATCCTGGCTCTGGCCCTCGGCGTGGCGGTGGCCCAGGCCCCCAAGGTGGACGGGAAGATCGGGGCAGGGGAGTACCAGAAGACCTTCAAGCACGAGAAAAGCGGCTTCGTCCTCTACTGGAGCGTCGTGGGGGACACCCTCTACCTCGGCCTGCAGGCCGAGTCCAAGGGCTGGGTGGGGATCGGCTTCCTGGCGGAGAAGACCGACAAGAAGAAGGGGGCCGACGAGTACCTCTTCTACATGCAAGACGGCAAGCTGGTGGCCCTTGACCTGTACCAGACCAAGCGCACGGGCCGGCCTGTGCCCGACGAGGAGGAGGGGGGTAAGAACTCCATCCTCTCCGCCGCCGCCACCTACGAGGGGAACCGGTGGACGGTGGAGTTCAGCCGCAAGCTGAAGACCGGCGAGCCCACGGACGTGGAGATCGTCCCCGGGAAGAAGATCCTGGTCCTTCTGGCCTATGCCGGGAAGATGGACCCCAAGGAGGAGCACAAGAAGACGGAGCGCTGGTACCTGGAGGACTTCGCCTTCTGA
- a CDS encoding HAD family hydrolase, with the protein MIEALIRAQTEEERTLEFIRFAFLLIALFGFAFYSMEHWVLGHFAESWQSRIPFYVSLVGFPLTALMFWHRGRWVRYPWMLWMGVTFLTGVLGAYYHLLWNARDAEVSLWTLSGFLEAFKGSRPVLAALAHTHIGAVALVVGFTIKD; encoded by the coding sequence ATGATTGAAGCCCTGATCCGCGCGCAGACGGAGGAAGAGAGGACCTTGGAGTTCATCCGGTTCGCCTTCCTTCTCATCGCCCTCTTCGGCTTTGCCTTCTACAGCATGGAGCACTGGGTCCTGGGGCACTTCGCGGAGAGCTGGCAGTCCCGGATCCCCTTCTACGTCTCCCTGGTGGGCTTTCCCCTCACCGCCCTCATGTTCTGGCACCGGGGAAGGTGGGTCCGCTACCCCTGGATGCTCTGGATGGGGGTGACCTTCCTCACCGGGGTTCTGGGGGCGTACTACCACCTGCTTTGGAACGCCCGGGACGCGGAGGTCTCCTTGTGGACCCTTTCGGGCTTTCTGGAGGCGTTTAAGGGCTCGAGGCCCGTCCTCGCGGCCCTTGCGCACACCCACATCGGGGCGGTGGCCCTGGTGGTGGGCTTCACGATCAAGGACTGA